The Bombus terrestris chromosome 4, iyBomTerr1.2, whole genome shotgun sequence genome has a window encoding:
- the LOC100642686 gene encoding ankyrin-3 isoform X28, whose protein sequence is MTGEEGKCGGGTGTGGDAGVGNTNLTDNVNNVNANVHANVNTNINVSQQNGGPEKAPVVGGTNVETLPRAGKQSDPSTAFLRAARAGQLEKVLEYLESGVDINASNANGLNALHLAAKDGHLEIVRELLNRGAVVDAATKKGNTALHIASLAGQEEVVQLLVQRGASVNAQSQNGFTPLYMAAQENHDSVVKFLLSKGANQTLATEDGFTPLAVAMQQGHDKVVAVLLENDTRGKVRLPALHIAAKKDDCKAAALLLQNDHNPDVTSKSGFTPLHIAAHYGNDRIASLLYDRGANVNFAAKHNITPMHVAAKWGKIKMVNLLMSKGANIEAKTRDGLTPLHCAARSGHHEVVDILIEKGAPIGSKTKNGLAPLHMASQGDHVDAARILLYHRAPVDEVTVDYLTALHVAAHCGHVRVAKLLLDRNADPNARALNGFTPLHIACKKNRLKVVELLLKHKASIEATTESGLTPLHVASFMGCMNIVIYLLQHAASPDIPTVRGETPLHLAARANQTDIIRILLRNGAQVDARAREEQTPLHVASRLGNVDIVMLLLQHGADVDATTKDLYTPLHIAAKEGQEEVASVLLENSASLTATTKKGFTPLHLAAKYGNMNVARLLLQKNAPVDAQGKNGVTPLHVASHYDHQNVALLLLDKGASPHAMAKNGHTPLHIAARKNQMDIATTLLEYGAKANAESKAGFTPLHLSAQEGHTDMSTLLIEHKADTNHKAKNGLTPLHLCAQEDKVNVASILVKNGAQIDAKTKAGYTPLHVAAHFGQAAMVRFLLRSGAVVDSSTNAGYTPLHQAAQQGHTLVINLLLEGKAKPNTTTNNGQTALDIAQKLGYISVIETLKVVTETVITTTHTVTIEEKYRVQAPESMQETFMSDSEDEGGGDEIGMAAMNVYGQPPHAQHVYLPSYYRGQMTYTREDPMLSDQQQYRYMTVDDMKSMGDDSMRVNVTDDERDNRHSGAPMITEMITKENYQRTNAANLKLDNVDINRHPVHVGASLESLNTSLAALGTMSKGQGMWRDSFLVSFLVDARGGAMRGCRHSGVRVIVPPRKAAMPMRVTCRYLRRDKLTNPPPLMEGEALASRILELGPVGAKFLGPVIIEVPHFASLRGKEREIVILRSDNGETWREHTLEASEEAVQDVLNESFEGEELSQLEDLQTSRIVRILTADFPHYFAVVSRIRQEVHAVGPEGGTVSSSAVPQVQAVFPPAALTKKIRVGLQAHPIPADLVAKLLGNRVAVSPIVTVEPRRRKFHKPITLTIPVPQAANKGMINQYSGDAPTLRLLCSITGLSHLAHSFDW, encoded by the exons AGCGACCCTAGTACGGCATTTCTTCGTGCGGCTCGCGCAGGGCAGCTGGAAAAGGTTTTGGAGTACTTGGAATCGGGAGTGGACATTAATGCTTCAAATGCT AATGGCTTAAACGCTTTACATCTGGCAGCTAAAGATGGACATTTGGAAATCGTCAGAGAACTTCTTAACCGTGGAGCAGTGGTCGATGCTGCTACCAAAAAGGGAAATACGGCATTACATATCGCTTCTCTTG CTGGACAGGAGGAGGTGGTACAATTGCTGGTACAACGAGGTGCTTCTGTGAATGCACAATCGCAAAATGGGTTCACACCACTGTATATGGCCGCACAGGAAAATCATGATTCTGTAGTCAAGTTCCTTCTGAGTAAAGGTGCCAATCAAACATTGGCTACTGAG GATGGCTTCACCCCATTAGCAGTAGCGATGCAACAGGGTCACGATAAGGTAGTAGCAGTTCTGTTGGAAAATGACACTCGTGGTAAAGTTCGATTGCCTGCCCTCCACATTGCTGCCAAGAAAGACGATTGCAAAGCAGCTGCCCTACTTTTACAA aacGATCACAATCCCGACGTAACATCGAAGAGCGGTTTTACACCGCTTCACATTGCTGCTCATTATGGTAACGATCGAATTGCCTCCTTGCTTTACGACAGAGGAGCAAACGTAAATTTTGCGGCGAAG CATAATATTACGCCGATGCACGTTGCAGCAAAAtggggaaaaataaaaatggtgAATCTTCTTATGAGCAAGGGAGCAAATATCGAAGCGAAAACGAGAGATGGCCTTACGCCGCTTCACTGCGCCGCACGATCTGGTCATCACGAAGTTGTTGACATTTTAATCGAGAAAGGGGCACCAATTGGTTCAAAGACGAAG AATGGTCTTGCGCCGTTGCACATGGCTTCTCAAGGAGACCACGTTGACGCTGCGAGGATATTATTGTATCATCGAGCACCCGTGGATGAAGTGACGGTAGATTACTTGACGGCGCTACACGTGGCAGCTCATTGCGGACACGTACGAGTGGCTAAGCTTCTACTCGATAGAAATGCTGATCCAAACGCACGAGCTCTAAACGGCTTTACTCCACTCCATATTGCTTGCAAGAAGAACAGACTGAAGGTCGTTGAGCTCCTCTTAAAGCACAAAGCTAGCATCGAAGCCACTACAGAG TCTGGATTGACGCCTCTACATGTAGCAAGCTTCATGGGGTGCATGAATATAGTGATTTATTTACTGCAACACGCAGCTAGTCCCGATATACCAACAGTAAGAGGCGAAACACCTTTGCATTTAGCTGCCAGAGCAAATCAGACTGATATTATCAGGATACTTCTTAGAAATGGTGCCCAAGTTGACGCCAGAGCAAGg GAAGAACAAACTCCGCTTCATGTTGCTTCTCGATTGGGTAATGTTGATATCGTGATGTTATTACTTCAACACGGTGCCGATGTAGATGCTACTACAAAAGATTTATATACACCACTTCATATTGCTGCTAAAGAAGGCCAAGAAGag GTTGCATCCGTTTTGTTAGAAAACAGTGCATCGCTTACCGCGACGACCAAAAAGGGATTTACTCCTTTGCATTTGGCAGCTAAGTATGGTAACATGAATGTAGCGAGATTATTGTTGCAGAAGAATGCACCAGTTGATGCTCAAGGAAAG AATGGAGTGACTCCACTTCATGTGGCATCTCACTATGATCATCAAAACGTAGCATTACTTCTACTTGATAAGGGTGCATCACCTCACGCTATGGCTAAAAATGGCCATACACCATTACATATTGCTGCACGTAAGAATCAG ATGGATATTGCAACTACTTTATTGGAATACGGAGCAAAAGCAAATGCAGAATCAAAAGCAGGATTTACGCCGCTACATTTGAGTGCACAAGAAGGCCACACCGATATGTCAACGCTGCTTATTGAGCACAAAGCAGATACAAATCACAAGGCAAAG AATGGTCTCACGCCGCTTCATTTGTGCGCACAAGAAGACAAAGTTAATGTTGCTTCTATTCTCGTTAAAAATGGTGCTCAAATTGATGCTAAAACAAAG GCTGGTTATACTCCGCTACACGTGGCAGCTCATTTTGGTCAAGCAGCGATGGTACGATTCCTTTTACGATCTGGAGCAGTTGTTGACAGTAGCACGAATGCTGGATATACTCCATTGCATCAAGCTGCCCAACAGGGTCATACGTTAGTGATTAATTTACTGCTGGAGGGTAAAGCAAAACCGAACACTACTACTAAT AATGGACAAACAGCTTTAGATATTGCACAAAAACTTGGTTACATTAGCGTCATCGAGACATTGAAGGTAGTTACAGAAACCGTCATTACAACGACTCATACAGTTACTATTGAAGAAAAATACAGAGTACAAGCTCCTGAATCAATGCAAGAGACGTTTATGAGCGATAGCGAAGACGAAGGGG GTGGTGATGAAATCGGCATGGCAGCCATGAATGTGTACGGGCAGCCTCCACACGCGCAACACGTGTACCTTCCTTCTTACTACCGGGGCCAAATGACCTATACCC GTGAAGATCCGATGCTTAGCGACCAACAGCAATATCGATACATGACTGTTGACGATATGAAATCCATGGGGGATGACTCGATGCGCGTCAACGTGACAGATGACGAGAGAGACAATCGACATTCCGGAG CACCAATGATAACCGAGATGATCACAAAAGAAAATTATCAACGTACAAACGCTGCCAATCTCAAACTAGACAATGTTGATATTAATAGGCACCCAGTACACGTCGg AGCGTCCCTAGAGTCCCTAAATACATCGCTGGCAGCTCTTGGTACCATGTCGAAAGGACAAGGAATGTGGAGGGACAG CTTCCTGGTTTCCTTTCTGGTGGATGCACGAGGTGGTGCGATGCGTGGCTGCAGACATAGTGGTGTACGTGTAATCGTTCCTCCTAGAAAAGCCGCAATGCCTATGCGCGTTACGTGCAGGTATTTAAGAAGGGACAAATTGACGAACCCACCGCCTTTGATGGAAGGGGAGGCTCTTGCCAGCCGTATCCTTGAACTAGGACCCGTGGGTGCCAAATTCTTAGG ACCTGTCATCATTGAAGTACCACACTTTGCTTCGTTGCGGGGCAAGGAACGAGAAATAGTAATACTTCGATCGGATAATGGAGAAACTTGGCGCGAGCATACCTTGGAAGCCAGCGAGGAGGCTGTCCAAGATGTGCTTAACGAGAGCTTTGAAGGAGAAG AATTAAGCCAGCTCGAGGATCTCCAAACTTCCAGAATCGTAAGGATACTCACTGCAGACTTCCCACATTACTTCGCAGTAGTGTCTCGCATCAGGCAAGAGGTTCATGCAGTTGGGCCAGAAGGTGGTACAGTTTCTTCATCGGCTGTTCCACAAGTTCAGGCTGTTTTCCCACCAGCAGCTCTTACTAAAAAGATCAGAGTTGGACTTCAG GCACATCCAATACCAGCAGATCTTGTAGCCAAGTTGCTTGGTAACAGAGTGGCGGTATCACCAATCGTAACCGTTGAGCCAAGGCGAAGAAAATTCCACAAACCGATAACCTTAACTATACCGGTACCGCAAGCAGCCAACAAAGGCATGATCAATCAATATTCAGGAGACGCACCGACGTTGAGACTTCTGTGCAGCATAACTG